The proteins below come from a single Tribolium castaneum strain GA2 chromosome 9, icTriCast1.1, whole genome shotgun sequence genomic window:
- the LOC663634 gene encoding uncharacterized protein LOC663634 isoform X1, giving the protein MYNKVPETEPVATTMKSPPAVTDDCDDIFGPPRTYPTGYCPPKNRPSMISAKYRQKEERRKVLKISLNKLKKIEDPESSLCRSVLINNTMKRLQKEARDEKIQKQQLNYPRCYDNDNILNIKNEFIKNESKTSGTFDEPQVDFVVENDFDAKLAEEIVTAKNMEVFNELVEENLNNLEQSLSSNLVQEPMESNERFASRKRSFDDMEDCDVQDVLKQFYMPPTPRMLTCIDDDEDVNVVDAAPSPKKAKVDENFEPKSDFSETSMADVVCDKTGDFSVNNFINNNIPSERLRYTSQNETDSNSYSCGHASMFNELQNNVYHNLIASLET; this is encoded by the coding sequence TCCCTGAGACAGAGCCTGTGGCTACCACAATGAAATCTCCTCCAGCTGTGACCGACGACTGCGATGACATATTCGGCCCTCCACGCACCTACCCCACCGGTTACTGTCCCCCCAAGAATCGGCCATCGATGATATCAGCGAAATACCGGCAAAAGGAAGAGCGTCGGAAAGTGTTGAAGATAAGTTTGAACAAGCTGAAGAAGATCGAAGACCCCGAATCGAGTCTCTGCCGATCGGTCCTGATCAACAACACCATGAAGCGGCTGCAGAAGGAGGCTCGCGACGAGAAGATCCAGAAGCAGCAGCTCAATTACCCCCGTTGCTACGACAACGACAACATCCTCAACATCAAGAACGAATTTATCAAGAACGAGAGCAAGACCAGTGGGACTTTTGACGAGCCCCAGGTCGATTTTGTGGTGGAGAACGACTTTGACGCGAAACTGGCCGAAGAAATCGTCACTGCGAAGAACATGGAAGTGTTCAATGAGCTGGTTGAGGAGAACTTGAACAATCTCGAGCAGAGTTTGAGCTCGAACCTGGTGCAGGAGCCGATGGAGAGCAACGAGCGGTTCGCGTCGCGGAAGCGCTCGTTCGACGATATGGAAGATTGCGACGTTCAGGACGTGCTGAAGCAGTTCTACATGCCGCCGACCCCTCGCATGCTGACTTGCATCGACGACGACGAGGACGTGAACGTGGTGGACGCGGCGCCTTCCCCGAAAAAAGCCAAAGTAGACGAGAATTTCGAGCCTAAAAGTGACTTCAGTGAGACGAGTATGGCCGACGTGGTGTGTGATAAAACCGGTGACTTTAgtgtaaataatttcattaataataatataccgaGCGAGCGACTGAGGTATACAAGTCAGAACGAGACGGACTCGAATTCTTACAGTTGCGGACATGCATCCATGTTCAACGAACTGCAGAATAACGTTTATCACAATTTAATTGCATCATTGGAGACGTAG
- the LOC663634 gene encoding uncharacterized protein LOC663634 isoform X2, with product MKSPPAVTDDCDDIFGPPRTYPTGYCPPKNRPSMISAKYRQKEERRKVLKISLNKLKKIEDPESSLCRSVLINNTMKRLQKEARDEKIQKQQLNYPRCYDNDNILNIKNEFIKNESKTSGTFDEPQVDFVVENDFDAKLAEEIVTAKNMEVFNELVEENLNNLEQSLSSNLVQEPMESNERFASRKRSFDDMEDCDVQDVLKQFYMPPTPRMLTCIDDDEDVNVVDAAPSPKKAKVDENFEPKSDFSETSMADVVCDKTGDFSVNNFINNNIPSERLRYTSQNETDSNSYSCGHASMFNELQNNVYHNLIASLET from the coding sequence ATGAAATCTCCTCCAGCTGTGACCGACGACTGCGATGACATATTCGGCCCTCCACGCACCTACCCCACCGGTTACTGTCCCCCCAAGAATCGGCCATCGATGATATCAGCGAAATACCGGCAAAAGGAAGAGCGTCGGAAAGTGTTGAAGATAAGTTTGAACAAGCTGAAGAAGATCGAAGACCCCGAATCGAGTCTCTGCCGATCGGTCCTGATCAACAACACCATGAAGCGGCTGCAGAAGGAGGCTCGCGACGAGAAGATCCAGAAGCAGCAGCTCAATTACCCCCGTTGCTACGACAACGACAACATCCTCAACATCAAGAACGAATTTATCAAGAACGAGAGCAAGACCAGTGGGACTTTTGACGAGCCCCAGGTCGATTTTGTGGTGGAGAACGACTTTGACGCGAAACTGGCCGAAGAAATCGTCACTGCGAAGAACATGGAAGTGTTCAATGAGCTGGTTGAGGAGAACTTGAACAATCTCGAGCAGAGTTTGAGCTCGAACCTGGTGCAGGAGCCGATGGAGAGCAACGAGCGGTTCGCGTCGCGGAAGCGCTCGTTCGACGATATGGAAGATTGCGACGTTCAGGACGTGCTGAAGCAGTTCTACATGCCGCCGACCCCTCGCATGCTGACTTGCATCGACGACGACGAGGACGTGAACGTGGTGGACGCGGCGCCTTCCCCGAAAAAAGCCAAAGTAGACGAGAATTTCGAGCCTAAAAGTGACTTCAGTGAGACGAGTATGGCCGACGTGGTGTGTGATAAAACCGGTGACTTTAgtgtaaataatttcattaataataatataccgaGCGAGCGACTGAGGTATACAAGTCAGAACGAGACGGACTCGAATTCTTACAGTTGCGGACATGCATCCATGTTCAACGAACTGCAGAATAACGTTTATCACAATTTAATTGCATCATTGGAGACGTAG